The following are from one region of the Candidatus Terasakiella magnetica genome:
- a CDS encoding Ig-like domain-containing protein — TINFADVDNTLSDDAATVAEDGSKTINVLTNDTIIDGGEVTSVTQPANGEVTFNADGTVTYTPNDDYHGSDSFTYTV, encoded by the coding sequence ACCATCAACTTTGCTGATGTGGATAATACACTTAGCGATGATGCTGCCACGGTTGCTGAAGATGGCTCAAAAACCATCAATGTACTGACCAATGACACCATCATTGATGGCGGTGAGGTCACAAGCGTAACCCAGCCTGCTAATGGTGAGGTGACGTTCAATGCTGATGGCACGGTAACCTATACGCCTAATGATGATTATCATGGCAGCGACAGCTTTACTTATACCGTC